One genomic segment of Mycolicibacterium psychrotolerans includes these proteins:
- a CDS encoding F0F1 ATP synthase subunit C — protein MDPTIAAGALIGGGLIMAGGAIGAGIGDGIAGNALISGIARQPEAQGRLFTPFFITVGLVEAAYFINLAFMALFVFATPVG, from the coding sequence ATGGATCCCACTATCGCTGCAGGCGCGCTCATCGGCGGTGGTCTGATCATGGCCGGCGGCGCGATCGGCGCGGGTATCGGTGACGGTATCGCCGGTAACGCCCTGATCTCGGGCATTGCCCGGCAGCCGGAGGCCCAGGGTCGACTCTTCACTCCGTTCTTCATCACCGTCGGCCTGGTCGAGGCGGCCTACTTCATCAACCTCGCCTTCATGGCGCTGTTCGTCTTCGCCACCCCGGTCGGCTAA
- a CDS encoding ATP synthase subunit I, producing MTTPAQDAPLVFPSVAFRPLRLLLICAAVSGLITVAAALVGYPLFGLFFAIGMALGLTNALLVRRAVDSITAGDHPLKKKMALNSASRLLAITVVGLTIAFVFRPMGLGVLFGLALFQVVLVLSTSLPVLKKLRAGDGDQVAGPAPDASTSNDG from the coding sequence GTGACGACGCCAGCGCAGGACGCGCCGTTGGTGTTCCCGTCCGTGGCCTTCCGGCCGCTGCGCCTGCTTCTCATCTGCGCGGCCGTGTCGGGCCTGATCACGGTCGCCGCCGCACTCGTCGGATATCCGCTGTTCGGCCTGTTCTTCGCGATCGGCATGGCGCTCGGTCTCACCAATGCGCTGCTGGTCCGGCGGGCGGTGGATTCCATCACCGCCGGCGATCACCCGCTGAAGAAGAAGATGGCGCTCAACTCGGCCTCCCGGCTGCTGGCGATCACCGTCGTCGGCCTGACCATCGCGTTCGTATTCCGTCCGATGGGCCTCGGCGTGCTCTTCGGTCTGGCACTGTTCCAGGTGGTCCTCGTCCTCAGCACCTCTCTGCCGGTTCTCAAGAAGCTCCGCGCAGGTGACGGTGATCAGGTCGCGGGCCCCGCTCCCGACGCTTCGACATCCAACGACGGATAG
- the atpB gene encoding F0F1 ATP synthase subunit A, translated as MTESVLALEVGHHIEQKWFGLTVNVDTVLSTAIAGAIVIALAFFLRAKVTSTGVPGGVQLFFEAITIQMRNQVESAIGMRIAPFVLPLAVSLFCFILFANWLSVLPVQYTDSEGVTTELIKPPASDINFVLALALFVFICYHLAGIWRRGVIGHPIKVAKGHVAFLAPINIVEEIAKPISLSLRLFGNIFAGGIMVGLIALFPAWILWLPNAIWKSFDLFIGLIQAFIFALLTILYFGQSMELDHDSDHASDHAEQGAADKH; from the coding sequence ATGACTGAAAGTGTGCTCGCCCTCGAGGTTGGTCACCACATCGAACAGAAGTGGTTCGGCCTGACGGTCAACGTGGACACCGTCCTGTCCACCGCGATCGCCGGCGCCATCGTCATCGCCCTGGCGTTCTTCCTGCGCGCCAAGGTCACCTCCACCGGCGTGCCCGGCGGCGTCCAGCTGTTCTTCGAGGCGATCACCATCCAGATGCGCAACCAGGTGGAGAGCGCGATCGGCATGCGCATCGCACCGTTCGTGCTGCCGCTGGCGGTCTCGCTGTTCTGCTTCATCCTGTTCGCGAACTGGTTGTCGGTGCTTCCGGTGCAGTACACCGACTCCGAGGGCGTCACCACCGAGCTGATCAAGCCGCCCGCCTCGGACATCAACTTCGTGCTCGCGCTCGCACTGTTCGTGTTCATCTGTTACCACCTCGCCGGCATCTGGCGGCGCGGCGTCATCGGTCACCCCATCAAGGTCGCCAAGGGTCACGTCGCCTTCCTCGCGCCGATCAACATCGTCGAGGAGATCGCCAAGCCGATCTCGCTGTCGCTGCGACTCTTCGGCAACATCTTCGCCGGCGGCATCATGGTCGGATTGATCGCGCTATTCCCGGCGTGGATCCTGTGGCTGCCCAACGCGATCTGGAAGTCGTTCGACCTCTTCATCGGCCTGATCCAGGCCTTCATCTTCGCTCTGCTGACGATCCTGTACTTCGGGCAGTCGATGGAGCTCGACCACGACAGCGATCACGCCTCAGACCATGCGGAACAGGGCGCGGCCGACAAGCACTAG